A genomic segment from Pseudosulfitobacter sp. DSM 107133 encodes:
- the mrdA gene encoding penicillin-binding protein 2: protein MKRTRAEAEAGNRTISRRAAVLGGMQLAFVGGLAARMNFLQVDQADQFRLLAEDNRIKDSLIPPARGEVFDRNGVQLAKNVPSYRIVVKREDIGDVDAALERLSRVVKLDPDELERAMIEMKRSAPFHPITIAENVSWEDISRVSVNAPALPGVTPEVGLSRIYPLGSDFAHVLGYVGPVSDYDLEQIEAPDQLLLIPRFQIGKVGVEAKQEERLRGKAGVKREEVNATGRVMRELDRREGRPGADIQLTIDANLQNYVQARLGEESASAVVIDCETGDLVAIASSPSFDPNLFVRGISVANYKELTENLHRPLASKSVQGVYPPGSTFKMMTALAALEEGMAQPDETVYCPGYLEVADRRFHCWKRGGHGYVDLQNSLKQSCDVYYYDLALKVGIEKISAMAQRFGLGVRHDVPMSAISQGLTPTKDWKRRVHGQDWVIGDTVNASIGQGYMLASPLQLAVMTARIATGRTVTPRLVKSVDGIEEPSGAGESMGLNENNLRKMRRAMYDVVNDRRGTGYGSRIITEGMRMAGKSGTSQVRNITAAERARGVVNNNDLPWERRDHALFVSFAPFENPKYAVSVIVEHGGGGSSAAAPIVRDITLQALYGGEPPLDAYPTKDRGRIKTQQEHLRSVRPLADLGGSDQA, encoded by the coding sequence ATGAAACGCACACGCGCCGAGGCCGAAGCCGGCAACCGCACGATTTCGCGCCGCGCCGCCGTTCTGGGCGGCATGCAACTGGCCTTTGTCGGCGGGTTGGCCGCGCGGATGAACTTTTTGCAGGTCGACCAGGCCGATCAGTTCCGGCTGCTGGCCGAAGACAACCGCATCAAGGACAGCCTGATTCCCCCTGCCCGTGGCGAAGTGTTTGATCGCAACGGCGTGCAACTGGCCAAGAATGTCCCGTCCTACCGCATCGTCGTCAAACGCGAGGACATCGGCGATGTCGACGCCGCGCTCGAACGGCTGTCCCGCGTGGTCAAGCTGGATCCTGACGAGCTGGAACGCGCGATGATCGAGATGAAACGCTCGGCCCCGTTCCATCCGATTACCATTGCCGAAAACGTGTCTTGGGAGGATATCAGCCGCGTCAGCGTCAATGCCCCTGCCCTGCCCGGCGTCACACCCGAAGTCGGGCTCAGCCGCATTTACCCGCTGGGTTCGGACTTTGCCCATGTGCTGGGCTATGTCGGACCGGTCAGCGACTATGACCTTGAACAGATCGAAGCGCCCGACCAATTGCTGCTGATTCCACGCTTTCAGATCGGCAAGGTCGGAGTCGAAGCCAAGCAAGAGGAACGTCTGCGCGGCAAGGCCGGCGTGAAACGTGAAGAGGTCAACGCCACGGGCCGCGTCATGCGCGAACTGGACCGCCGCGAGGGGCGACCGGGGGCAGATATTCAGCTGACCATCGACGCAAATCTGCAAAACTACGTTCAGGCCCGGCTGGGCGAAGAAAGCGCCAGCGCGGTGGTGATCGATTGCGAGACCGGCGATCTGGTGGCCATCGCCTCGTCGCCGTCGTTCGACCCCAACCTGTTCGTGCGCGGCATTTCCGTGGCCAATTACAAGGAACTGACTGAAAACCTTCACCGTCCGCTGGCGTCAAAATCAGTGCAGGGGGTTTATCCTCCGGGGTCAACGTTCAAAATGATGACGGCGCTGGCTGCATTGGAAGAGGGCATGGCCCAGCCTGACGAGACGGTCTATTGCCCCGGCTATCTGGAAGTGGCCGATCGTCGCTTTCACTGCTGGAAGCGGGGCGGGCACGGCTATGTCGATCTGCAAAACAGTCTGAAACAGTCCTGCGATGTCTATTATTACGATCTGGCCCTGAAGGTCGGGATCGAGAAGATTTCGGCCATGGCACAACGCTTTGGTCTTGGGGTGCGTCATGATGTGCCGATGTCGGCCATTTCGCAGGGCCTGACGCCGACAAAGGACTGGAAGCGGCGCGTCCACGGCCAGGACTGGGTGATTGGCGACACGGTCAACGCCTCGATCGGTCAGGGCTATATGCTGGCGTCACCGCTGCAACTGGCGGTCATGACCGCCCGTATTGCAACAGGCCGCACTGTGACGCCCCGTCTAGTGAAGTCGGTGGACGGCATCGAAGAGCCGTCAGGCGCCGGTGAAAGCATGGGATTGAACGAAAACAACCTGCGCAAGATGCGCCGCGCGATGTACGATGTGGTGAACGACCGGCGCGGCACGGGCTATGGCAGCCGGATCATCACCGAAGGCATGCGCATGGCAGGCAAAAGCGGCACCAGCCAGGTTCGCAACATCACCGCCGCCGAACGCGCACGCGGTGTTGTCAACAACAACGACCTGCCGTGGGAGCGGCGCGACCATGCGCTGTTCGTAAGCTTTGCCCCCTTCGAAAACCCCAAATATGCCGTCTCCGTCATCGTCGAACATGGCGGTGGCGGGTCGTCCGCTGCGGCGCCGATTGTACGCGATATCACCTTGCAGGCTCTCTATGGCGGTGAGCCGCCGCTTGATGCCTATCCAACCAAAGACCGGGGCCGGATCAAGACCCAGCAAGAGCACCTGCGCAGCGTGCGTCCCCTGGCCGATCTGGGTGGCTCAGATCAGGCATGA